A genome region from Wielerella bovis includes the following:
- a CDS encoding AsmA family protein → MSLVSKISHSHISKTAIAIIAVLGLYVGGYATLYRMSDANVLQQHAQKWLSGTDRTLNFDADVGRRLFPRPTVIIRNAVLSEMDGTTPAMKVREMRVGIAWTSLWGEPTVEKLVLNDPEVQFSRDASGYWNISDLWRTSDKRTIVFNRVQLHNGTLILRDEQLGSLKLGQMNLAVSRLGENLSYVLSANSQSPYWETLTLNAKGNAQTASGSLKLPDVYMQFNGKENGYTFSGSLKTDAQWQGEDFMADNTRLEMASHRYNSTFNATVNKFNSRHGNANLTGINAVFTAPNAHYQPNGTLSAAQVSWRDYHLHSSEVNLGFTARSLDSIFDASVKANVDWSMQAGVQFHNAKIVTLQTPTQGLPRFASEWEGSLNAPTPTLWQVNLHGLFDRQPSTIDLRREGNIVSGSLKFSKLNINNYLSHLDDSIPNINLFPKQDVSWKIGLDINTLETPAARVDNIHTDIHVDSKRALFKPLSADLYSGHTTGSLLISNTAPMNYHLQQKAQDVQIRPLIQDLLKISRITGKGTAEFDLKTSGNTHQEMLSQLNGKVNLDINDGELSGLSLARLRNILVGSPIGQGDDVDDTEQTMPFAHFVLNANIKNGVSRHQAQADLVSPTATMNSKGEMDFANARILEDIVFQGADSSIPLPIRVSGDIVKPAVSLNYQQITSGITSPEERKQAVSDALKQQWQWFLKQTPTSASQSAQ, encoded by the coding sequence ATGTCGCTTGTTTCTAAAATCAGCCATTCACATATCAGTAAAACCGCGATTGCGATTATCGCGGTGCTTGGTTTGTATGTGGGCGGATATGCCACACTTTATCGTATGTCGGATGCAAATGTTTTGCAGCAACATGCGCAAAAGTGGCTATCTGGCACTGACCGAACGCTGAATTTTGATGCTGATGTAGGGCGACGCTTGTTCCCACGTCCAACGGTGATTATTCGTAATGCGGTATTAAGCGAAATGGACGGCACAACGCCAGCAATGAAAGTGCGTGAAATGCGTGTTGGGATTGCTTGGACAAGTTTGTGGGGCGAGCCAACAGTAGAAAAATTGGTATTAAACGACCCTGAAGTGCAATTTTCGCGTGATGCTTCGGGCTATTGGAACATCAGCGATTTGTGGCGCACTAGTGATAAACGTACAATTGTATTCAATCGTGTGCAACTACATAACGGTACACTCATTTTGCGTGATGAGCAATTAGGCAGCCTGAAACTTGGGCAAATGAATTTGGCTGTGTCGCGCTTGGGCGAAAATTTATCTTATGTATTATCTGCTAATAGTCAATCTCCATATTGGGAAACGCTGACTTTAAATGCCAAAGGAAATGCGCAAACAGCTTCAGGCAGCCTGAAACTGCCTGATGTTTATATGCAATTTAATGGTAAAGAAAATGGTTATACTTTTTCAGGCAGCCTGAAAACCGATGCTCAATGGCAAGGCGAAGATTTTATGGCAGATAATACGCGTTTGGAAATGGCAAGCCATCGCTACAACAGCACTTTTAACGCGACAGTCAATAAATTCAATAGTCGGCATGGTAATGCTAATTTAACAGGCATTAACGCAGTGTTTACCGCACCCAATGCGCATTATCAGCCCAACGGTACATTATCTGCCGCACAAGTTTCATGGCGCGATTATCATTTGCATAGTAGCGAAGTTAATTTAGGTTTTACGGCGCGTAGTTTGGATAGCATTTTTGATGCATCGGTTAAAGCCAATGTGGATTGGTCTATGCAAGCAGGAGTGCAGTTTCATAATGCCAAAATTGTTACGCTGCAAACGCCAACACAAGGATTACCTCGTTTTGCAAGCGAATGGGAAGGCAGCCTGAATGCTCCCACGCCTACTTTGTGGCAAGTTAATTTGCACGGTCTATTTGACCGCCAGCCCAGCACCATTGATTTGCGTCGTGAAGGCAATATTGTTTCAGGCAGCCTGAAATTTTCCAAGCTCAATATTAACAATTATTTGAGCCATTTGGATGACAGCATACCCAATATTAACCTGTTTCCCAAGCAAGATGTTTCATGGAAAATTGGATTGGATATCAATACATTGGAAACGCCAGCTGCGCGAGTGGATAATATTCATACCGATATTCATGTGGATAGCAAACGCGCTCTTTTCAAGCCGCTGTCAGCCGATTTGTATAGCGGACACACGACAGGCAGCTTATTGATTAGCAATACCGCGCCGATGAATTACCATTTGCAACAAAAAGCGCAAGATGTACAAATCCGCCCCTTAATACAAGATTTGTTGAAAATCAGCCGTATTACAGGTAAGGGGACAGCTGAATTTGATTTAAAAACATCGGGTAATACACATCAAGAAATGTTGAGCCAGTTGAATGGTAAAGTAAATTTGGATATTAATGATGGCGAATTATCGGGTTTGAGTTTGGCACGATTACGCAATATTTTGGTTGGTAGCCCAATCGGGCAGGGCGATGACGTAGATGATACCGAGCAAACCATGCCATTTGCTCATTTTGTTCTCAATGCCAATATCAAAAATGGCGTAAGTCGCCATCAAGCGCAAGCGGATTTGGTATCGCCAACTGCTACTATGAACAGCAAAGGCGAAATGGATTTTGCAAATGCGCGGATTTTGGAAGACATTGTTTTTCAAGGTGCTGACAGTAGCATTCCGTTACCGATTCGCGTGAGTGGCGATATTGTTAAGCCTGCGGTTAGTTTGAATTATCAACAAATTACATCGGGGATTACATCGCCAGAAGAACGCAAACAAGCAGTTAGCGATGCGTTGAAGCAACAATGGCAATGGTTTTTGAAACAAACACCAACTTCGGCTTCACAATCTGCGCAATAA
- a CDS encoding polyamine aminopropyltransferase encodes MTHPFRRNRFFRNTLPDANVSELGNIRSLHLGTPTIQSSMNIHNPPELVLSYSRVMMAWLLFANELPKHITQIGLGGGSFARWLHAYLPDTHQVAVEINPQVIHIARTSFCLDFEGQNFDIVETDGAEYVQILRGNVDVMMVDGFDGVQIIDDLVGEPFFHDCRYALSGHGIFITNWWSGDKRYPLFLKRLRDVFNNRVLEFPAATHGNVAVLAFNFMPELNIEKLKKRADKLSDKYELDFFRMLYDAKGKNANNGKQFLFHK; translated from the coding sequence ATGACTCACCCTTTCCGCCGCAATCGTTTTTTTCGCAACACGCTGCCCGATGCCAATGTGTCCGAACTGGGCAATATTCGCTCGCTGCATTTGGGTACGCCAACCATTCAAAGTTCCATGAATATCCACAATCCACCTGAATTGGTGTTGTCGTATAGCCGTGTAATGATGGCATGGCTGCTGTTTGCGAACGAGTTGCCCAAGCACATCACACAAATTGGTTTGGGTGGTGGCTCGTTTGCGCGTTGGTTGCATGCTTATTTGCCTGATACGCATCAAGTAGCAGTGGAAATTAATCCGCAGGTTATTCATATTGCACGAACTTCGTTTTGCCTTGATTTTGAAGGACAAAATTTTGATATTGTGGAAACAGATGGTGCGGAATATGTCCAAATTTTGCGTGGTAATGTAGATGTGATGATGGTGGACGGATTTGATGGCGTGCAGATTATTGATGATTTGGTCGGCGAGCCGTTTTTCCATGATTGTCGTTATGCGTTAAGTGGGCATGGTATTTTTATCACAAATTGGTGGAGTGGCGACAAGCGTTATCCTTTGTTTTTAAAGCGTTTGCGTGATGTATTCAACAATCGCGTGCTGGAATTTCCTGCGGCAACGCATGGCAATGTGGCAGTGTTGGCTTTCAATTTTATGCCTGAACTGAATATTGAAAAATTAAAAAAACGGGCAGATAAATTATCGGATAAATATGAATTGGATTTTTTCCGTATGTTGTATGATGCCAAAGGAAAAAATGCAAATAATGGAAAGCAATTTTTGTTTCATAAATAA
- a CDS encoding UDP-2,3-diacylglucosamine diphosphatase: MQTLFIADLHLSDNTPDLNALFAQFLRDHAGKAAALYILGDLFEAWTGDDDDSATAAQVATEIRAFSQTAPVYFIAGNRDFLLGKHYAAQANMTLLPENHLIELFGQKILLTHGDEMCTDDVAYLRYRRVMRCAIVQKILLALPFRKRKQIAENLRAKSRSRKQYTNVYAISDVTEAGVQAALRQFSDISLIIHGHTHRPNTHRHHFAQRKITRYVLPDWYDGAGGYLAVDETGIAFFRLPEKI; this comes from the coding sequence ATGCAAACGCTTTTTATTGCCGACCTTCATCTTTCAGACAACACCCCCGATTTAAACGCCCTATTCGCTCAATTTTTGCGCGACCATGCAGGCAAAGCCGCCGCGTTGTATATTTTGGGCGATTTGTTTGAAGCATGGACAGGCGATGATGACGATAGTGCAACCGCCGCACAAGTTGCCACCGAAATCCGTGCATTCAGCCAAACTGCGCCCGTGTATTTTATCGCAGGTAACCGCGATTTTTTGCTTGGTAAACACTATGCCGCGCAAGCCAATATGACGCTGCTGCCTGAAAATCATTTGATTGAATTATTTGGACAAAAAATTCTGCTCACGCATGGCGATGAAATGTGTACCGATGATGTGGCATATTTGCGCTATCGGCGTGTGATGCGTTGCGCCATAGTACAAAAAATATTGCTTGCGCTACCGTTTCGTAAACGCAAACAAATCGCTGAAAATCTTCGTGCCAAAAGTCGGTCGCGTAAACAATACACCAATGTGTATGCGATTTCAGATGTAACCGAAGCAGGTGTTCAGGCTGCCTTGCGTCAATTTTCGGATATTTCTTTGATTATTCATGGGCATACGCATAGACCGAATACGCATCGCCATCATTTTGCCCAACGTAAAATCACGCGCTATGTACTGCCCGATTGGTATGATGGCGCCGGTGGTTATTTGGCAGTTGATGAAACGGGAATTGCGTTTTTCAGGCTGCCTGAAAAAATATAA